In a genomic window of Candidatus Omnitrophota bacterium:
- a CDS encoding Smr/MutS family protein, whose translation MKLKADLHDIFSDGHRLESTLAGIMEEAQEKRVKLVEIIPGKGSGQLKKHVLKFLEKNYKNIYHRIEKDDKNWGRIFVHFRWK comes from the coding sequence ATGAAATTAAAAGCCGATCTTCATGATATTTTCTCAGATGGACACAGGCTTGAGAGCACGCTTGCCGGCATTATGGAAGAGGCTCAAGAAAAACGGGTAAAGCTTGTTGAGATCATTCCTGGAAAAGGATCGGGACAGCTTAAAAAACATGTTTTAAAATTTTTGGAAAAGAATTATAAGAACATTTATCATCGAATAGAAAAAGACGATAAGAATTGGGGCCGAATTTTTGTTCATTTTCGTTGGAAGTAA
- a CDS encoding PilZ domain-containing protein produces MQKKYSFLKDNLALMEIRKHKWIESEKRKKEIGFATAALDWINKYGHTWKIARLGASQEIDIFLEKRRYRRFNVNFPIEIIFDNIIIKTSSKNISLLGVSCETHSCLKRNASVEIKIIFPSKRFGKNIRFKSQILRSSQKNTASAEPIYQTVILFDEHLRDVLRENFSSFKDQSLLVS; encoded by the coding sequence ATGCAAAAGAAATATTCATTTCTAAAAGATAATTTAGCACTTATGGAAATCCGCAAGCACAAATGGATTGAGAGTGAAAAACGTAAAAAAGAAATCGGATTTGCAACAGCTGCGCTTGATTGGATCAACAAATATGGTCACACTTGGAAAATTGCACGACTAGGCGCTTCTCAAGAAATAGATATTTTCTTAGAAAAAAGACGCTACCGACGTTTTAATGTTAATTTTCCTATCGAAATTATATTTGATAACATCATTATCAAAACATCTTCAAAAAATATCAGCCTTCTTGGTGTTTCATGCGAAACTCATTCTTGCCTAAAAAGAAACGCCTCTGTTGAAATAAAAATTATTTTTCCAAGCAAACGATTTGGAAAAAATATTCGATTTAAATCACAAATTCTTCGATCATCGCAAAAAAATACAGCATCAGCTGAGCCTATCTATCAAACTGTTATTTTATTTGACGAACACTTAAGAGATGTTTTGAGGGAAAATTTTTCATCTTTCAAAGATCAATCTTTACTCGTCTCTTAA
- a CDS encoding endonuclease III domain-containing protein, translating to MGTSITKVAIRKIYQKLFSIFGPQKWWPAKTRLEVIIGAILVQNTNWSNAEKAIDNLRKRQLLSVEKLKSISVQKLALVIKPAGYFRVKAKRLKNFIYFLFKEFDGSLNKMAKEKSQLLRQRLLSVNGIGPETADSIILYAFNKPVFVVDAYTKRIFSRHQFVKSTVDYQTLQNLFLESLAVNTTMFNEYHALIVYLGKTFCKPKKPLCSLCPLRDFLHVV from the coding sequence ATGGGAACATCGATTACCAAAGTCGCAATAAGAAAAATTTATCAAAAACTTTTTTCTATTTTTGGTCCACAAAAATGGTGGCCTGCCAAGACTCGCCTGGAGGTTATTATTGGCGCAATTCTCGTTCAGAACACTAATTGGAGTAATGCGGAAAAGGCGATTGACAATTTGCGTAAACGCCAGCTATTGTCCGTAGAGAAATTAAAAAGTATTAGTGTTCAAAAGCTTGCTTTGGTTATCAAGCCTGCTGGATATTTTCGTGTTAAAGCAAAACGATTAAAGAATTTTATTTATTTTCTTTTCAAAGAATTTGATGGCAGTCTCAATAAAATGGCTAAGGAGAAAAGTCAATTATTGCGCCAGAGACTTTTATCTGTTAATGGCATAGGACCGGAGACTGCAGACTCAATTATTTTGTATGCGTTTAATAAGCCTGTTTTTGTTGTGGATGCATATACAAAAAGGATTTTCTCTCGTCATCAATTTGTTAAAAGTACTGTAGACTACCAGACTCTCCAGAACTTATTTCTAGAGAGCCTGGCGGTCAATACAACGATGTTTAATGAATATCACGCATTGATTGTTTATCTGGGAAAAACATTTTGTAAGCCTAAAAAACCGCTATGCTCACTGTGTCCGCTCAGAGATTTTCTTCACGTGGTTTAA